Proteins from a single region of Urocitellus parryii isolate mUroPar1 chromosome 4, mUroPar1.hap1, whole genome shotgun sequence:
- the Hbe1 gene encoding hemoglobin subunit epsilon → MVHLTAEEKNLISSLWGKLNVEETGGEALGRLLVVYPWTQRFFDSFGNMSSPSAIMGNPKVKSHGKKVLTSFGDAIKNLDNLKGAFAKLSELHCDKLHVDPENFKLLGNVLVIVLATHFGKEFTPEMQAAWQKLVSGVAIALGHKYH, encoded by the exons ATGGTGCATCTAACTGCTGAGGAGAAGAACCTTATCTCTAGCCTATGGGGCaaattgaatgtggaagagacgGGAGGTGAAGCCTTGGGCAG GCTCCTTGTTGTCTACCCTTGGACCCAGAGATTCTTTGACAGCTTTGGCAACATGTCCTCTCCCTCTGCCATCATGGGTAACCCCAAGGTCAAGTCCCATGGCAAGAAGGTGCTGACTTCCTTTGGGGACGCCATTAAGAACCTGGACAACCTCAAGGGAGCCTTTGCTAAGCTGAGTGAGCTGCACTGTGACAAGCTGCATGTTGATCCTGAGAACTTTAAG CTCCTGGGTAACGTGCTGGTGATTGTTCTGGCCACTCACTTTGGCAAGGAGTTCACCCCTGAAATGCAGGCTGCCTGGCAGAAGCTGGTGTCTGGTGttgccattgctctgggccacaAGTACCACTAA